In Lactuca sativa cultivar Salinas chromosome 5, Lsat_Salinas_v11, whole genome shotgun sequence, the DNA window tctcccaagttgtaaaGTAtgatgttgggtcctagccttaataactcatttaggtgatttattaaggactcaatcaatcaactaacttgatttttctcccgttttgtagatgtctggatctaaccgtggtcttcccgaatcctatggaaaaaggttttcctgctcaaagtgaaagtctgttacacaatgaaggtgaaagatcaatccctgcattgtggactagcttggtttcacttcctccacctcctcctgttgttctcccaaacccacaagatcgaagaattgaaaagttcaaaatcactcaagccatgttggcaatgaaacatgaagatggaaaatctgtgtgtgtgctcacgtcctagggatgaaatcacacatcgataggttgataatgttgggtgcattTTTTCCAAAGAAGTTGGCtgtagactgggttcttcagtcactccctaaatcatatgataagttcgtaagagagtattatatgatggatcttgacgcgaccctcattgacctaacttacatgctaattgttgttgaatcagaaatgatttggcaaagtaatggagcatatttgtctggtaattcaaccaaccatgcttccgtgtTCGCTCCAGGAAAAGCCACCtgtttctgctgccaagagaaTGGGGCATTGGATATGAAACTACCCAGAAgacctgaagaatctaagagacGGGGGAGTCAAGAAGTATGGATCTACTTCAGGTAATATCCACTATcaaactccattaagttcctattcattgtttcttaatacataatgtgataagattacatttgaatgttttgcaggatcagagaaaatagaggaagcttgatggaagagcaaaaTGAGTTTGATCACTcagaaatggatcacgatcgcatggaatcgaagatcagattttgagcttagaaagttatgatagagttgttaggaatatttgattacatagtttttctgttgattttgcattgtaaggacatgttttccgctgcttttatgaataaaataaattttgatttgtcttatatatatatatatatatatatatatatatatatatatatatatatatatatatccttgcaatgaaatcgttgtgaaaaattgatgtttgtatgttctataaatggatgtgattcttagttatgttatttatggtagtgtcaaaattttataagtaaggaaagattcccatcgcccaagtttcagttggacagaagcttggaatcttatgatttgaatcatgtaatgtatggaaatcttggtacttaggaaattaagactaattcattgatcacacaagtatgtgagtcaagtgaaggactaaaggactagaacacaatgttgtgcactagtcaagtccaccacaaataacaataagactattcgtcataatttaccaaaaggtctagtaaatgtggttatacttacaagattatgtgtaattatgaatcattgaaaagtttcaataaatagcacaacgaataagaagaatcaatgaatgcagaatgataaaagtttctccaatctaagaagaagggagagtacttttccATCggattttatgatcgtcttaatgattaagaaccatatcacaattgatcctctaaggacatcttagtgcactagtatggctaagaagaggaatcggaaattgttgaaatggttaaatcaaaaggatgagtcatacttcgttccaaaatcaagtcttagaatcgtactATAAGATtttgaattgagtgacacacactcatcaaatgtgaattagaaaattgtttttcttactcttgcacgtttgaaattggtaagttgtgatgtcttggataagacaatgaccaactaagaccaaatgtgtgtaatgttttgtcttgatatagacacacactaactcttgtaTATTtctttatcaagaaatgtttcttgataagagaatctaatatgtcaagaggtcagtgggagtctgaaaatcttgaaaagattcaagaactaatcaagagtaaacctattaaacactagcacacgacttgaggtttgtaacctatcgtgttgacaaaattctTTTTTTGTGCCAATCCTGTTTAGTaaactatgcatatgagttctacgagtccTCAATAGAATGCATATGGCAAGCACTttattcaatgaaagtacattgactagaataggtgagctgctagataacttggaagGAATGGTGGGATCCTtgatgacaagaaattaagaatgaacaagttctgtccataagagtttgaatttgtcacaaacattatctttcgattatgattatggcaaattcacatggataggaacacatacaccataaaatctaagtgttataaaatttctctccttcatgaaaaggattgtgaggaaacactttcactaagagagattttaagaagatatcgATTATGTAAAGACTAACTAGTTGGGCCTAAACTAGGTTGGCCCAAGACTTGACCATTTCCTCATACATAAAGACCACACAACCCAATTTTATGTCACatcccatgttttgaaaaccggactgGACCAGCCGGTTCGACCGCTTCAACCAGGAACCGGTCTCGGATCCGGTTCTTTAAGGCCAAAAAACCGGTATTCATGTGAACCGGTGAAAACCGGTCGAACTGGTAAAAACcggaaattttaatttttttttttcattttttgtattttttatataattaaatacaaTTATGACATCATCGGGTTTTTCCGGTTTTTGAGACCGGTCCGACCGATTGGACCACTTGAACCATCGAACCAGTAAGACGACCGGTTCGGTTttcggtccggttttcaaaaccttgGTCACATCAATGGATCTTATGACTACTTGCACTTAACATAAAGAACCTAATATTACCCAAATGGGTAAGGAACTTtggtttttgtccatatttaggtaaccatgtttttttcGTACACATTTGACCAATAAACTTATTTGACATGTTCATAATAGGGTAATGTTACCGTTATTACCAGTCATATTACCTTATTCTGAACATATCAAACAAGTTTAATGGTCAAATGTATACGGAAAAAAAGATGGCTACTTTAATGTGAACAAAGACCAAAGTTTGTTACCTTTCTAATTTATTAACCCGATGATATTTTACCTTCTAGAGTGTATGGTCTTATAgctattaaaatatataaatgacTATCAATAAATTTATACTTTTAGGTATGTCTAATTTTCGAAAAGTATGACAAAATACATTCTTTAAACTGACAAATAAATAAATGGTGGAGATGCAATGAATGAAATAATAGAAGACAAAAGAAAGAAGACTTAGGTGGAGTTGTTATAATTACCCTTGTTTTTATTAAAGCAAATGTCAAAAAAGGCAATTAAGACCAAAGTTCAAGCTGAATGGCTAAAACTTAAATATAGTAATGAAAAATACCATCacattataaattaaaataacaataCTCTTTACGGGTCCCATGTTAAAAAGTTTATTTCGGCCGCCTGCTTTGTCGTCTCTCTCGCCTCCGTCCACCACCGTCGTTCTTTTCTGTTCGACTCCCACCCCcttaaattctctctctctttaacTCTCACATTCTTTACTTCCCTCTTTTTTATATCATTTAAGCGCTGAAAACCCTCTGAAATACCGAGGAATTTACTGGGTTTTTTTGGGATCGGTATGTTCGGTCAAAAGGCCGATCCATCTGAAGAACGCTTGCAGGTTTTAGGGTTCTAAACTGTTCGTCTGAATTTCCAGAAGAAAGTTAAGGAAAACAGCGAAGGAGATTCAAACAAGTTTTGTGTTCTTCATGGCTGGTAGTAACGAAATCAACGCAAATGAAGCCAAGgtatttttattttctgatcTGTTTTCTCTGCCCCTCTTTCTTTTCTTTGTCATGTTCCTCCCAAAATAGTTAAATTTTTTTGTTGATTGTTTATGTTTTCTGGTGGACGTATTGGgtaattttatttgatttttggtGGGTTTTTTTGTTGACTGATTTGGGGCTAAAAATTGAGTCTTTTCTTTTGTAACTCATGATTTCAAAGGTTCTTTTGATCTTACTTTTTTGCATTTATTCATTAAAATTTCCCCATTTATTTTTGATCATCCACCCATTTAACTGTATTTTGATTTGATCAATCTTGTTAATCGTATGAAATTTATTTCTAATCTTCTGCCAAAAAATCATGTCTTTTTGTGTAGAAAGTTGTACCACTTCACACATGGATTTTAATCTCCAACTTCAAGCTAGCTTACAACATGCTCCGGCGACCGGACGGGACATTCAACCGGGAGCTCGCCGAGTTTCTTGACCGGAAAGTGGTTGCGAATACGGTTCCGGTGGATGGTGTTTACTCGTTTGATGTGATTGACCGTGCCACTGGTCTCTTCAACCGGATTTACAGATGCGCTCCACCGGAAAATGAGTCTAGTCGGCATCCCGGTGCCGGAATCATAGAGCTTGAGAAACCGCTTAGTACTACTGAAATCGTGCCGGTTATAATATTCTTTCATGGTGGAAGCTTCACTCATTCGTCTGCTAACAGTGCTATATATGATACATTTTGCCGGCGACTCACCGGGCTTATTCAAGGTGTTGTCGTTTCTGTAAACTACCGGCGGTCACCAGAGCATCGGTATCCTTGTGCTTACGAAGATGGGTGGGAAGCTCTTAAATGGGTCCATTCAAGATCATGGCTTTTGAGTGGTAAAGACTCTAAAGTCCACGTTTATTTAGCCGGTGACAGCTCCGGCGGGAATATAGCTCATCATGTGGCTCACCGGGCGGCGGTTTCCGGCGTGGAGGTTCTCGGAAACATACTCTTACACCCGTTGTTTGGTGGCGAAGAAAGGACGGAGTCGGAGAAGAAATTAGACGGAAAATATTTCGTCAAGTTACTCGACAGAGACTGGTATTGGAGAGCATTTTTGCCTGAAGGTGAAGACAGAGATCATCCTGCTTGTAATATTTTTGGTCCTCGAGGCTCTAATCTCGCCGGCGTTAACTTCCCAAAAAGTCTGGTCGTCGTCGCCGGACTGGATCTTGTTCAAGACTGGCAATTGGCGTATGTTGAAGGGCTGCAGAAAGCAGGGCAAGACGTGAAGCTCTTGTTCTTGGAAAAAGCCACAATCGGATTCTACTTCTTGCCAAATAACGAGCATTTTTACACATTaatggaagaaatgaagaattTCGTGAGTCCTTCACCGGTTTGTTCGTTGAGTCTCGCCGGCGAGAAAACCCAGAAAGATTAAACTTCCGGCGAAGGAAGAAGGCATATATAACACGATCTTTTGAAATTTTTACTAATAGTACCAGTACCACTATTCTCTAatttctagtgaaatcatgagagaGGACACATGTGTAAATCGGTTATTGTTTcctgttcttgttcttgtttctGTTGTTGGTTTCAAATTGGGATTTCATGGTAAGAAATCC includes these proteins:
- the LOC111892357 gene encoding gibberellin receptor GID1B, whose amino-acid sequence is MAGSNEINANEAKKVVPLHTWILISNFKLAYNMLRRPDGTFNRELAEFLDRKVVANTVPVDGVYSFDVIDRATGLFNRIYRCAPPENESSRHPGAGIIELEKPLSTTEIVPVIIFFHGGSFTHSSANSAIYDTFCRRLTGLIQGVVVSVNYRRSPEHRYPCAYEDGWEALKWVHSRSWLLSGKDSKVHVYLAGDSSGGNIAHHVAHRAAVSGVEVLGNILLHPLFGGEERTESEKKLDGKYFVKLLDRDWYWRAFLPEGEDRDHPACNIFGPRGSNLAGVNFPKSLVVVAGLDLVQDWQLAYVEGLQKAGQDVKLLFLEKATIGFYFLPNNEHFYTLMEEMKNFVSPSPVCSLSLAGEKTQKD